In Montipora foliosa isolate CH-2021 chromosome 13, ASM3666993v2, whole genome shotgun sequence, one DNA window encodes the following:
- the LOC137982189 gene encoding cell adhesion molecule DSCAML1-like isoform X1 — protein MLVGTLFIIVLLGSIMQRNITVQTAEIPWALHFIEEPADARFAHTRSAILNCRVEDRPRARITWQVARTEQVISSNLTGVRYVLPNGSLYFPAFSDSGFDPSVHRAGYQCVAKNSAGTIVSKIAKLRAVIIESYKVYAQDSYVVRGSNAVIKSVISEHARRYVQIISWHDGRKLLTLGGKYFMMPSGDLVIKSTKDADESSMFYCTAVNKLTGEKLFSNPAKVFLKDSRQPFPPHMLNEGLNITVLEGEVSELQCVAHGYPVPAIEEYNWKKDGGSLRMGNRLSRFAGGSLRIENTQFQDQGLYECVVKNSEGTAAISMYLSVRVPLRFDVRPRRKITTVSKTSGFIMECEVTGQPRPNITWLHNGKPFTGVIEDRISITPNRLEYAVIYSKDLGVYQCLADNGYETVQSSAMLITAERNPSVSSSARQVVLKLKERLKASCQAFSQSRPDITWYLDGEPVNNGEGYTIIHAPLSEGGQQGDEGRKSTLIAESMSVEKTGEYKCVACNIGNCTSRVILVYINGTANITSVPSVINATRGQPVQLRCTGKGYPLPLTVQWSKNGISIPFDKRHSVSDKNILTISKVQKGDAGPYKCQVVNGANKKDEHTVEVAVYELPNLNLNADPKVWHEGTQGRLMCLFSAAADREVTIKWLKDGIELTSNITHVPLLGMSMVKIKSVSAADSGNYTCMASNNVGTTNVSMEMVVFVPPKFLQEPVNQQVLKSYTTYLACVTSGTPPPRIDWSKLSGGFKQVSMDQPRFEKMIDGTLVIRNTSDEDRGTYFCTAQNGVSDKSVSRQVQLTVHAVPASIVIAPTNKSANVLGDVVISCTAVGNLPIYLKWFNETKQMTKNSRIAIETSTEPKYYRVNSTLTVRRLVLEDTRQYSCKVENTYGNDWRTFRIKAQQRPSPPSRPEVKAVTARSVYLTWRPRFDGNADIIEYTVECKRSFQVWVDSTKRVVSAGLSIGFDWTGLRPASKYDLRVYARNVLGTSDPSVFISAETLEGAPSAPPSLVNVTAISSTEIYLCWKLPPPESRNGVIRGFYITYKQSNKYYRGRNLTVNDGQTTSYIISSLHPYTEYQIEIQAFTRAGVSPVLKNTNAVLTHEDVPSQPPNSVTITVLSSQALKVTWSKPPSNAINGRLLGYRVYYHSIKNPQDIFKKTVNNPNERNVTLSGLGKFTRYKISVVAFTRKGEGVASPGRGGTTLEDIPGPPSNVQAVPVFRQTIRVLWDPPLEPNGIITAYLLFYSKTISDPRATNAVKVTEVPLAGNTTSKRLPNLESITEYFFWVKASTSVGFGNASIVVTQATKERIKANIFHENLPVTLAKQSASAILDCEAYGYPEPSVMWYSSGRDLSDATKYQQLANGSLEIKHVNRQDAGEYECTGSNTLGRKTVVRKLKVKTPPSPPEIIDFKMLDHSPALNISWRKWNDGNSPVTMFILEYNENSGKWKVQYISNINYHVLHDIDFKKEYYFRISALNAVGRGEPSKVRKVTFGEKGSFVVKEMEESEREETTAKRSQFYRNPTFLGVVIGVGALMLIVIICLLLVAVRAGHLNAAKIHGWRQYWKQRIFGSSLATIEQGEYDQRQSNPDQSEGSPSTNGNLADSSSSLEPIRFTHGSEISLPRSMLRAHLTHEPIIEESYPPPPPPYQSSTSGGQSAPPAEGSFSDTSSEGNFAESVHHRPTIHDTDSTARSRRYVDINDHATYPQYYAAQRSLNGTPGMGVLGFRGHADGGSELDTASISKGLESNTDLRRFAAASRLSRPNKSRTQSQEFQPVSSENPAAFPRPRDSGLGPSRIDLRRPGVNSKRGPSQVTPVIRPVPAPQRRESDSSKERSPYHTFERPHGLRDPRAYDSASSEYSSSRDELISALEFGKRHNLDKYYGIPTLETTSVSSNTTNSSDQDGICKFSSSPRPLGDGCFAPTPVHAPSFRSRSKSRGNENFLYVLDPRRRGVDRGGVPQSNGSVV, from the exons ATGTTGGTTGGAACATTGTTTATCATTGTGCTTTTGGGGAGCATTATGCAGAGAAACATCACCGTGCAAACAG CTGAAATCCCTTGGGCATTACATTTTATAGAGGAACCAGCGGATGCTCGTTTTGCGCACACTCGTTCAGCTATCCTGAACTGCAGAGTGGAGGACAGACCAAGAGCTAGAATCACTTGGCAAGTTGCACGCACTGAGCAGGTGATCAGCAGTAACCTTACCGGAGTGCGTTACGTGTTACCCAATGGCTCGTTGTATTTTCCCGCCTTTTCTGACAGTGGCTTCGATCCATCAGTTCACAGAGCAGGTTATCAGTGCGTTGCGAAGAACAGTGCTGGAACGATTGTCAGTAAGATAGCAAAGCTACGTGCAG TGATAATTGAGTCTTACAAGGTCTACGCGCAGGACAGTTACGTAGTTCGAGGAAGCAATGCCGTTATCAAGAGTGTGATCTCCGAACATGCACGGCGCTATGTGCAAATTATTTCGTGGCATGACGGACGCAAGTTACTTACATTGGGAGGCAAGTACTTCATGATGCCTTCTGGAGACTTGGTTATAAAAAGCACGAAAGACGCTGACGAGAGTTCCATGTTTTACTGCACTGCCGTCAATAAGTTAACCGGGGAGAAGCTTTTCAGTAATCCCGCTAAAGTGTTTTTGAAAG ATTCCCGACAACCCTTCCCTCCCCACATGTTAAATGAGGGATTAAACATAACAGTATTGGAGGGAGAAGTTAGTGAACTGCAATGTGTGGCTCATGGGTATCCTGTGCCCGCCATAGAGGAGTACAATTGGAAGAAAGATGGGGGCTCTTTACGGATGGGAAACCGCTTGTCGAGGTTCGCCGGCGGGAGCCTGCGCATTGAGAACACACAATTCCAAGATCAGGGGTTATACGAATGTGTGGTGAAAAACAGCGAGGGAACTGCAGCAATTTCTATGTATCTTTCTGTGCGAG TTCCCTTGAGATTTGATGTCCGTCCTCGACGAAAAATCACCACAGTGTCCAAAACATCCGGGTTCATCATGGAATGCGAGGTCACTGGGCAACCCAGACCAAATATCACGTGGCTTCACAATGGAAAGCCATTCACTGGTGTTATTGAGGACCGCATTAGTATTACACCCAATAGACTGGAGTACGCTGTTATCTACAGCAAAGATCTTGGTGTATATCAGTGCCTCGCAGACAACGGCTATGAGACCGTGCAAAGTAGTGCAATGTTGATTACAGCTG aGCGAAATCCATCAGTTTCATCAAGTGCCCGGCAAGTTGTCTTAAAACTGAAAGAACGCCTGAAAGCATCGTGCCAAGCCTTCAGTCAATCGAGGCCTGATATCACATGGTACCTGGATGGTGAACCGGTGAATAATGGAGAAGGATATACCATCATACATGCACCGCTTAGCGAGGGTGGGCAGCAGGGTGATGAAGGCAGGAAAAGTACCTTGATCGCAGAATCAATGAGTGTGGAGAAAACCGGAGAGTACAAGTGCGTTGCTTGTAATATTGGAAACTGTACATCCCGAGTGATTCTAGTGTATATTAATG GTACAGCCAATATAACTTCAGTGCCAAGTGTGATTAATGCGACTCGAGGCCAGCCCGTTCAGCTTCGATGTACAGGCAAAGGTTATCCACTTCCACTGACAGTACAATGGTCGAAAAATGGAATAAGTATTCCGTTCGATAAGCGTCATTCCGTGTCTGATAAGAACATCCTCACTATCTCCAAAGTTCAAAAAGGGGACGCTGGTCCGTACAAATGCCAAGTTGTAAACGGCGCTAATAAGAAAGATGAACACACCGTTGAGGTTGCAGTTTATG AACTTCCCAATCTAAACTTAAATGCAGATCCTAAAGTGTGGCATGAGGGAACACAAGGTAGACTCATGTGTTTGTTTAGCGCAGCGGCGGATCGTGAAGTAACCATTAAATGGCTAAAAGATGGCATTGAATTAACATCCAACATTACACACGTGCCTTTGCTTGGAATGAGTATGGTGAAGATCAAGAGCGTATCAGCAGCCGACTCTGGAAATTACACTTGTATGGCAAGCAACAATGTTGGCACTACTAACGTGTCCATGGAGATGGTGGTTTTCG TGCCACCGAAATTTCTCCAAGAACCCGTTAACCAGCAAGTGCTCAAAAGCTATACCACATATCTGGCATGCGTAACGTCCGGGACACCACCTCCTCGTATAGACTGGAGTAAGTTATCCGGGGGCTTCAAACAAGTCTCCATGGACCAGCCTCGATTTGAGAAAATGATTGATGGAACTTTGGTGATACGAAACACGAGTGATGAAGATCGCGGGACATATTTCTGTACTGCTCAAAATGGGGTCAGTGATAAGTCTGTCAGCCGTCAAGTACAGCTCACTGTTCATG CAGTGCCAGCTTCAATTGTTATTGCACCCACAAACAAGTCAGCCAACGTGTTAGGTGACGTGGTGATCTCGTGCACTGCTGTGGGAAACCTTCCAATTTATCTTAAATGGTTTAATGAAACCAAACAAATGACCAAAAATTCTAGAATAGCCATTGAAACATCCACCGAACCAAAGTACTATAGAGTCAACAGCACGCTAACGGTGAGAAGACTGGTGCTAGAGGATACCAGGCAGTACTCTTGTAAAGTGGAGAACACGTATGGAAATGACTGGAGAACGTTTCGCATCAAAGCTCAAC AGCGGCCATCTCCTCCTTCCAGACCAGAAGTAAAGGCCGTAACAGCGCGCTCTGTTTACTTGACGTGGAGACCAAGATTTGATGGCAACGCCGACATAATTGAGTACACAGTGGAGTGTAAACGGAGTTTCCAAGTGTGGGTGGATAGTACCAAAAGAGTGGTGTCGGCGGGTTTGTCGATTGGATTCGATTGGACTGGACTGCGACCAGCGTCTAAATATGACTTACGTGTGTACGCAAGAAATGTATTGGGAACTAGTGACCCGAGTGTCTTTATTTCGGCAGAGACTCTTGAAGGAG CCCCATCAGCGCCACCAAGTCTAGTGAATGTGACAGCTATTTCATCTACGGAAATTTACTTGTGCTGGAAG CTACCACCTCCAGAAAGCAGGAATGGTGTGATCCGTGGATTCTACATCACGTACAAACAAAGCAACAAATATTACAGAGGACGAAATCTCACCGTGAATGACGGCCAAACCACGAGCTATATTATATCCAGTCTCCATCCTTACACGGAGTACCAGATAGAGATTCAAGCTTTCACGCGAGCAGGAGTAAGCCCCGTTTTGAAAAATACAAACGCAGTTCTTACACACGAGGACG TCCCCAGCCAACCTCCAAATTCAGTAACGATCACTGTACTGAGCTCACAAGCCTTGAAGGTTACATGGAGTAAACCTCCGTCAAATGCCATCAATGGACGGTTGCTTGGTTACCGAGTGTATTACCACAGCATAAAGAATCCACAAGACATAttcaaaaaaactgtgaataatCCGAATGAGAGAAACGTAACACTGAGTGGACTGGGAAAGTTCACAAGGTACAAGATCAGTGTCGTTGCTTTCACACGAAAGGGTGAAGGTGTTGCGAGTCCTGGAAGAGGAGGAACAACTTTAGAAGACA TTCCTGGTCCTCCAAGCAATGTTCAAGCTGTCCCTGTCTTCAGACAGACAATTCGTGTACTGTGGGATCCCCCCTTGGAACCCAACGGAATCATCACGGCATACCTTTTGTTCTATAGCAAGACAATCAGTGATCCGCGAGCAACCAACGCTGTGAAGGTGACAGAAGTTCCACTTGCTGGAAATACAACCTCTAAAAGACTGCCCAACCTTGAGTCTATCACCGAGTACTTTTTCTGGGTAAAAGCTAGCACCTCGGTTGGGTTTGGAAACGCGTCCATTGTAGTCACGCAAGCTACTAAGGAAAGAA TCAAGGCTAACATCTTTCACGAGAATTTACCCGTCACTCTTGCAAAACAATCAGCGTCTGCCATATTGGACTGTGAAGCATATGGCTACCCTGAGCCCTCAGTTATGTGGTACAGCAGTGGCCGCGATCTTTCTGATGCTACAAAATACCAACAGCTTGCAAACGGCTCACTGGAAATTAAACACGTGAACCGACAAGACGCTGGGGAGTACGAATGCACAGGAAGCAATACTCTGGGAAGAAAAACTGTTGTCAGGAAACTAAAAGTAAAAA CACCGCCGTCTCCGCCAGAAATCATCGATTTCAAAATGCTCGATCACTCGCCCGCTCTGAACATCAGCTGGCGCAAATGGAATGATGGGAATAGTCCCGTGACCATGTTTATTCTTGAATACAACGAAAACAGCGGCAAGTGGAAAGTACAATACATCAGTAACATCAACTACCACGTGCTACACGATATTGACTTTAAAAAGGAATATTACTTCCGTATCTCTGCATTGAATGCGGTTGGTAGAGGAGAACCCAGTAAAGTACGCAAGGTTACATTTGGAG AAAAGGGATCCTTTGTAGTGAAAGAGATGGAAGAATCAGAAAGAGAGGAAACAACCGCAAAAAGGTCGCAGTTTTATCGCAATCCTACATTCCTTGGGGTTGTAATAGGAGTCGGTGCATTGATGCTAATTGTCATCATATGTTTGTTGTTGGTGGCTGTCCGCGCAGGACACCTAAATGCCGCAAAGATTCATG GATGGAGGCAATACTGGAAACAAAGGATTTTTGGAAGTTCACTGGCAACGATAGAACAAGGAGAATACGATCAGAG GCAAAGTAACCCTGACCAATCTGAAGGAAGCCCCTCAACCAATGGTAATCTTGCAGATTCGTCATCATCACTCGAGCCAATCCGCTTCACCCACGGATCCGAGATAAGTCTCCCTAGGAGTATGCTCCGCGCGCATCTCACTCACGAGCCAATAATAGAGGAAAGTTACCCACCTCCTCCCCCACCGTACCAATCATCCACATCCGGCGGGCAGTCTGCACCCCCGGCTGAGGGTAGTTTTAGTGATACTTCATCGGAAGGAAATTTTGCCGAATCTGTGCATCATAGGCCAACCATCCATGACACTGATTCCACAGCTCGATCGCGTCGCTATGTGGACATTAACGATCATGCTACTTACCCTCAATACTATGCCGCGCAAAGATCGCTGAACGGAACTCCAGGAATGGGAGTGTTGGGATTTCGCGGGCACGCTGATGGTGGTTCTGAGCTGGATACCGCGAGCATATCAAAAGGACTGGAATCAAATACTGATTTACGTCGTTTTGCAGCCGCCAGTCGTCTGAGCCGCCCCAATAAAAGCCGCACTCAGAGCCAGGAATTTCAGCCTGTTAGTTCTGAGAACCCTGCAGCCTTTCCCAGGCCTCGTGACTCAGGTTTAGGTCCTTCCCGGATTGATCTTCGTCGCCCAGGCGTGAATTCCAAACGAGGCCCCAGTCAAGTGACACCTGTAATCCGACCCGTTCCAGCACCACAAAGGAGAGAATCGGATTCATCGAAGGAAAGGAGTCCTTATCACACATTCGAAAGACCTCATGGGTTACGGGATCCACGCGCTTACGATTCAGCATCGTCTGAATATAGCTCATCACGTGACGAGCTAATATCAGCACTGGAATTTGGCAAAAGACATAACCTGGACAAATATTATGGTATACCAACTCTTGAAACAACGTCAGTATCTTCTAATACAACAAACAGTAGTGATCAGGATGGAATATGCAAGTTTTCGTCTAGTCCCAGGCCACTTGGTGACGGGTGTTTTGCGCCTACTCCTGTGCATGCTCCCTCCTTTCGCTCAAGATCAAAATCCCGTGGAAATGAAAACTTTCTTTATGTACTAGATCCGCGTAGGCGTGGTGTTGATCGAGGGGGCGTTCCTCAGTCAAATGGATCAGTGGTTTGA